A stretch of the Apteryx mantelli isolate bAptMan1 chromosome 3, bAptMan1.hap1, whole genome shotgun sequence genome encodes the following:
- the TXLNB gene encoding beta-taxilin — MEKQSTAKRTDKPEKGESAGNEDAEYEDANEESEKEKTAPGDASRAKEPSGSKEQKLEKKILKGLGKEATLLMQSLNKLNTPEEKLDLLFKKYAELLEEHRAEQKTLKYLQQRQAQVIKEKDQLQSEHSRAILARSKLESLCRELQRHNKTLKEETIQRAREEDEKRKEITNHFQGTLSEIQAQIEQQSERNMKLCQENTELAEKLKSIIDQYELREEHLDKIFKHRELQQKLVDAKLEQSQEMMKEAEERHQKEKEYLLNQAAEWKLQAKMLKEQETILQAQITLYSERFEEFQKTLTKSNEVFASFKQEMEKMTKKMKKLEKDTATWKSRFENCNRALLDMIEEKAMRSKEYECFVLKIQRLENLCRALHEERNELYKKIKQAQFPEETNENDISEEDTDTSPSSSEKASVELPTTDKNTLKDLAEAFMVSHNTEKSLQSENSTAETCDTRTCNDLSLMAPKVASHVTPWSEARCCSEQPSTSAPTPTEHVPVPAPAGSTPAPTENITMPTKNVPKPTKSMPMIPVRVPTPIETAPVPAKSMPVSTGHMPKPTENMPAVAKSMPTPTQNRSTPFGNVSVSTKSVPEVAECVEDPAEQPVQGQSTEQAGNTDMEAVD; from the exons ATGGAGAAGCAAAGCACTGCTAAAAGAACTGACAAGCCTGAAAAGGGAGAATCAGCCGGTAATGAGGATGCCGAATATGAAGATGCAAACgaggagagtgagaaagaaaagacagctcCTGGAGATGCTTCAAGAGCAAAAGAGCCCAGTGGCAGCAAGGAGCAAAAGCTGGAGAAGAAAATCCTGAAAGGACTAG ggAAGGAAGCCACCCTACTGATGCAAAGCTTGAACAAGCTGAATACGCCAGAGGAAAAGCTGGACCTGTTATTTAAGAAGTATGCTGAGTTG CTCGAAGAACATCGTGCTGAGCAGAAGACGCTCAAGTACCTACAGCAGAGACAGGCGCAGGTCATCAAAGAGAAGGACCAGCTGCAGAGCGAGCACAGCCGAGCCATCCTCGCCCGCAGCAAGCTCGAGAGCCTGTGCCGGGAGCTCCAGAGACACAACAAAACCCTCAAG GAAGAAACGATTCAACGAGCACGGGAGGAAGAcgagaagaggaaagaaataactAATCATTTCCAGGGCACACTTAGCGAAATCCAGGCTCAGATCGAACAGCAAAGCGAAAGGAACATgaagctgtgccaggaaaacACGGAGCTGGCGGAGAAGCTGAAAAGCATCATTGATCAGTACGAGCTCAGGGAAGAG cATCTTGATAAAATATTTAAGCACAGAGAACTTCAACAGAAACTGGTGGATGCCAAGTTGGAGCAGTCTCAGGAAATGATGAAGGAAGCAGAGGAGCGAcaccagaaagagaaggaatat CTCCTGAACCAAGCTGCCGAGTGGAAGCTCCAGGCCAAAATGTTAAAGGAACAAGAGACTATCCTACAGGCACAG ATCACTCTCTACTCTGAAAGGTTTGAAGAATTTCAGAAAACATTGACCAAAAGCAATGAAGTGTTTgccagtttcaaacaggagaTGGAGAAA atgacaaagaaaatgaagaagctGGAAAAGGATACTGCTACATGGAAATCCAGGTTTGAGAACTGTAACAGAGCATTACTGGACATGATTGAAGAG AAAGCCATGAGGTCCAAGGAATATGAGTGCTTTGTGCTGAAAATCCAGAGGCTAGAGAACCTTTGCAGAGCTCTGCATGAAGAGAGGAATGAActgtacaaaaaaataaaacaagcccagttccctgaAGAGACGAATGAAAATGACATCTCAGAAGAAGACACTGATACAAGCCCCTCCTCCTCCGAGAAGGCAAGTGTTGAGCTGCCCACTACTGACAAGAACACGCTGAAGGATCTGGCTGAAGCTTTCATGGTGTCCCACAATACAGAGAAGTCCCTCCAAAGTGAGAACAGCACTGCAGAGACCTGTGACACTCGAACATGTAATGATCTTTCTCTCATGGCACCCAAGGTTGCCTCTCATGTCACCCCATGGTCAGAGGCCAGATGCTGTTCTGAGCAGCCCAGCACAAGCGCACCAACACCTACTGAACACGTGCCAGTGCCAGCGCCCGCTGGGAGCACACCAGCACCCACTGAAAACATAACAATGCCCACCAAGAATGTGCCGAAGCCCACCAAAAGCATGCCCATGATCCCTGTAAGAGTGCCAACACCCATAGAAACTGCACCTGTGCCTGCCAAGAGCATGCCAGTATCGACTGGGCATATGCCAAAGCCCACTGAAAACATGCCAGCAGTGGCCAAAAGCATGCCAACACCCACTCAAAACAGGTCCACTCCCTTTGGGAATGTGTCAGTGTCCACAAAAAGTGTACCAGAAGTTGCAGAATGTGTGGAAGATCCAGCAGAGCAGCCTGTTCAAGGTCAGTCCACAGAGCAAGCAGGCAATACAGACATGGAAGCAGTAGACTGA